From Anastrepha obliqua isolate idAnaObli1 chromosome 3, idAnaObli1_1.0, whole genome shotgun sequence:
GAACGAAAAAAACGAATATTCAATGCTAAGCAGAGACTCTTTGGCGTGTGTACTCCACAAGatataaaaatgcttaaaatttctaaaaacctTTTTTCTTTAGTTAGACTTGCAGGCTTTGGAGCGTCAAATCGcagaaaaaaagaagcaaaggcAAGTTGAAGCCGAATGCGAACGTCTCTATGAAGACCAGACTCAGCGTCAGCAGCTTGTCGTTTACGCAAAGTCTTTGGAAATGGATAAGAGGAAACACGTTGCTGAAGCAGATCTAAATTACTATCGCTGCCGTTTTCAGAGTAAAGATCAGCGGCGCGAGTTTGATTTAAATGATCCGAATTGGATCAAGAAAGCTCTGCCTGCGCGTATTGCCGATGATGATACACGCCTAGGTATTTCTAGTGCACAAGTTTTTTCCGGCGAAGATCTCGGCCACAGCGAGCGCAAATTGCGACAGAGAGCTCAACAACGTGCTTGGTTAGATCAACAAGTTCAAGAACGCAAAAAAGCTGAGGAAGAACGCATTACAGCTGATTTAGTTATGCAAGAGTCATTAGTTTCGCGCGAAAAACGTCTTGAGGATATGGCAAACGCAGAACAGAAAATACGTAACCAAATGACCGCTGCTATTTGTGATTTTAACTCGCAATTAGCGAAATCTAAACGCTCCGACCGTGCTCGCGAAAAAAAGGAGAACGGCGAGGATGATCTGGCCGAAATCTATAACATGCTTACCAGTGATATGCTAACTGAGAATCCTAATGTGGCACAGTCCCGAACGAatccaaaaaagaaaatagcatTCATGTATCGAGGTATGACCGACGAAGAGCTAGCCAAGTTCCGTGAAGAACAGCTACAACAGAAAATTATTAACAAGGAGAGACAAGCTGAGCAACAGCTTATGGATAAGCAGTGGGAACAGTATGCCCTTAATATGGACCGCGAGTTGATGCTAAAGCAGTTAGATTTGGAGCGGAAACAGAAGGAACTGTTAGATGATCACAAACACTA
This genomic window contains:
- the LOC129240696 gene encoding RIB43A-like with coiled-coils protein 2, which produces MLKIPISTKDDISESAKLQRRSQFEDERKKRIFNAKQRLFGLDLQALERQIAEKKKQRQVEAECERLYEDQTQRQQLVVYAKSLEMDKRKHVAEADLNYYRCRFQSKDQRREFDLNDPNWIKKALPARIADDDTRLGISSAQVFSGEDLGHSERKLRQRAQQRAWLDQQVQERKKAEEERITADLVMQESLVSREKRLEDMANAEQKIRNQMTAAICDFNSQLAKSKRSDRAREKKENGEDDLAEIYNMLTSDMLTENPNVAQSRTNPKKKIAFMYRGMTDEELAKFREEQLQQKIINKERQAEQQLMDKQWEQYALNMDRELMLKQLDLERKQKELLDDHKHYNARLAMEQKMQNDIKNKVLSKNYVSKEFYDQFNKTSR